In a genomic window of Narcine bancroftii isolate sNarBan1 chromosome 7, sNarBan1.hap1, whole genome shotgun sequence:
- the LOC138739702 gene encoding hemopexin-like isoform X2 — MSGCVYIAWRYIFSPSTNSAQTEPRDTMKSLLWELCLCSVLAFTSSHPWLKGRKNITLDMTTPPEPRIPGFPDRCDGLGFNAITLDNDGVSYFFRDEFVWKGFKAEARLINATWPRLPSHLQAAFRLHQPSAPELHDKIFFFKGDMVWQYNNMVPEGSFPIREKFPGIPDNLTGAVECPIGDCYANSVIFSKGNAIFVLDLTTNKMKEKLWPRVRGCTALMKWIDKYYCFRGTYFLRFNPITGHVAPQYPKDSRDYFMRCKGRGHWSKNSTVDRNIFNSCSNLSYDEFTQDQLGRIYAFRGNWYFRPDLKRDGRHPWSLNSSWPSLHGKVDGVFNWDHKMYFIKGPQLFIYKAEGSYSLIDGYPKPVEEELGITDSHIDATFVCPHTSLLYVIQEHFCCAFHPRISLPNLL; from the exons ATGTCGGGCTGTGTTTACATTGCATGGAGGTATATATTCAGCCCCAGCACCAACTCTGCACAGACGGAGCCACGGGACACCATGAAGTCACTGCTGTGGGAGCTGTgtctgtgctcagttctggccTTCACCTCCTCACACCCTTG GTTAAAGGGAAGAAAAAACATTACGTTGGACATGACGACTCCTCCAGAGCCCAGGATACCAG GTTTTCCCGATCGATGTGATGGCCTTGGATTTAATGCGATCACGTTGGACAATGATGGAGTTTCCTACTTCTTCAGGG ACGAGTTTGTgtggaagggtttcaaagctgaAGCCAGGCTCATTAATGCAACATGGCCTAGGCTGCCCTCTCACCTCCAAGCTGCATTTCGTCTGCATCAGCCCAGTGCTCCTGAGCTCCACGACAAGATCTTCTTTTTCAAA GGGGATATGGTGTGGCAGTATAACAACATGGTGCCAGAGGGCAGCTTCCCAATCAGAGAGAAGTTCCCAGGGATTCCGGACAACCTAACCGGGGCGGTGGAGTGTCCTATTGGTGACTGCTATGCCAATTCCGTGATCTTCTCCAAAG GAAACGCCATCTTTGTTTTGGATCTGACCACCAACAAGATGAAAGAGAAGCTTTGGCCCAGAGTCCGCGGGTGCACGGCTCTAATGAAATGGATCGACAAGTACTACTGCTTCCGTGGAACCTACTTCCTCCGCTTTAACCCCATCACTGGGCACGTTGCTCCACAATACCCGAAGGACTCGAGGGATTACTTCATGCGTTGCAAGGGACGAG GACATTGGAGCAAGAACTCCACAGTGGACCGGAACATCTTCAACTCCTGCAGCAACCTGTCGTACGACGAGTTCACCCAGGACCAACTGGGAAGAATATACGCCTTCCGTG GCAACTGGTACTTCCGTCCAGACTTGAAGCGAGACGGCCGTCACCCCTGGTCCCTGAACAGCAGTTGGCCTTCACTTCACGGAAAAGTTGATGGCGTCTTCAACTGGGACCACAAGATGTACTTCATCAAA GGACCACAGCTGTTCATATACAAAGCCGAAGGGAGCTACTCTCTGATCGACGGGTATCCGAAGCCGGTGGAAGAGGAGCTGGGGATCACTGACAGCCACATTGATGCCACATTTGTCTGCCCACACACAtccctgctgtatgtcattcaGG AACATTTCTGCTGTGCTTTTCACCCAAGAATATCTCTTCCCAATTTACTCTGA
- the LOC138739702 gene encoding hemopexin-like isoform X1, whose amino-acid sequence MSGCVYIAWRYIFSPSTNSAQTEPRDTMKSLLWELCLCSVLAFTSSHPWLKGRKNITLDMTTPPEPRIPGFPDRCDGLGFNAITLDNDGVSYFFRDEFVWKGFKAEARLINATWPRLPSHLQAAFRLHQPSAPELHDKIFFFKGDMVWQYNNMVPEGSFPIREKFPGIPDNLTGAVECPIGDCYANSVIFSKGNAIFVLDLTTNKMKEKLWPRVRGCTALMKWIDKYYCFRGTYFLRFNPITGHVAPQYPKDSRDYFMRCKGRGHWSKNSTVDRNIFNSCSNLSYDEFTQDQLGRIYAFRGNWYFRPDLKRDGRHPWSLNSSWPSLHGKVDGVFNWDHKMYFIKGPQLFIYKAEGSYSLIDGYPKPVEEELGITDSHIDATFVCPHTSLLYVIQGNHMRVINLEQTPRVLGNGTRISHSQVDGAMCNNLGVYLFIGTQYYLYDSPAHIASWTKPPSPKSIKEDFMACSH is encoded by the exons ATGTCGGGCTGTGTTTACATTGCATGGAGGTATATATTCAGCCCCAGCACCAACTCTGCACAGACGGAGCCACGGGACACCATGAAGTCACTGCTGTGGGAGCTGTgtctgtgctcagttctggccTTCACCTCCTCACACCCTTG GTTAAAGGGAAGAAAAAACATTACGTTGGACATGACGACTCCTCCAGAGCCCAGGATACCAG GTTTTCCCGATCGATGTGATGGCCTTGGATTTAATGCGATCACGTTGGACAATGATGGAGTTTCCTACTTCTTCAGGG ACGAGTTTGTgtggaagggtttcaaagctgaAGCCAGGCTCATTAATGCAACATGGCCTAGGCTGCCCTCTCACCTCCAAGCTGCATTTCGTCTGCATCAGCCCAGTGCTCCTGAGCTCCACGACAAGATCTTCTTTTTCAAA GGGGATATGGTGTGGCAGTATAACAACATGGTGCCAGAGGGCAGCTTCCCAATCAGAGAGAAGTTCCCAGGGATTCCGGACAACCTAACCGGGGCGGTGGAGTGTCCTATTGGTGACTGCTATGCCAATTCCGTGATCTTCTCCAAAG GAAACGCCATCTTTGTTTTGGATCTGACCACCAACAAGATGAAAGAGAAGCTTTGGCCCAGAGTCCGCGGGTGCACGGCTCTAATGAAATGGATCGACAAGTACTACTGCTTCCGTGGAACCTACTTCCTCCGCTTTAACCCCATCACTGGGCACGTTGCTCCACAATACCCGAAGGACTCGAGGGATTACTTCATGCGTTGCAAGGGACGAG GACATTGGAGCAAGAACTCCACAGTGGACCGGAACATCTTCAACTCCTGCAGCAACCTGTCGTACGACGAGTTCACCCAGGACCAACTGGGAAGAATATACGCCTTCCGTG GCAACTGGTACTTCCGTCCAGACTTGAAGCGAGACGGCCGTCACCCCTGGTCCCTGAACAGCAGTTGGCCTTCACTTCACGGAAAAGTTGATGGCGTCTTCAACTGGGACCACAAGATGTACTTCATCAAA GGACCACAGCTGTTCATATACAAAGCCGAAGGGAGCTACTCTCTGATCGACGGGTATCCGAAGCCGGTGGAAGAGGAGCTGGGGATCACTGACAGCCACATTGATGCCACATTTGTCTGCCCACACACAtccctgctgtatgtcattcaGG GGAACCACATGCGGGTCATCAACCTGGAGCAGACCCCCAGGGTCCTCGGTAACGGGACACGTATCAGTCATTCCCAAGTGGACGGGGCGATGTGCAACAATCTAGGTGTTTACCTGTTCATAGGCACCCAGTACTACCTGTACGACTCACCTGCACACATTGCTTCATGGACAAAGCCCCCAAGCCCGAAGAGCATCAAAGAGGACTTTATGGCCTGTTCACACTGA
- the LOC138739702 gene encoding hemopexin-like isoform X3: MSGCVYIAWRYIFSPSTNSAQTEPRDTMKSLLWELCLCSVLAFTSSHPWLKGRKNITLDMTTPPEPRIPGFPDRCDGLGFNAITLDNDGVSYFFRGNAIFVLDLTTNKMKEKLWPRVRGCTALMKWIDKYYCFRGTYFLRFNPITGHVAPQYPKDSRDYFMRCKGRGHWSKNSTVDRNIFNSCSNLSYDEFTQDQLGRIYAFRGNWYFRPDLKRDGRHPWSLNSSWPSLHGKVDGVFNWDHKMYFIKGPQLFIYKAEGSYSLIDGYPKPVEEELGITDSHIDATFVCPHTSLLYVIQGNHMRVINLEQTPRVLGNGTRISHSQVDGAMCNNLGVYLFIGTQYYLYDSPAHIASWTKPPSPKSIKEDFMACSH; encoded by the exons ATGTCGGGCTGTGTTTACATTGCATGGAGGTATATATTCAGCCCCAGCACCAACTCTGCACAGACGGAGCCACGGGACACCATGAAGTCACTGCTGTGGGAGCTGTgtctgtgctcagttctggccTTCACCTCCTCACACCCTTG GTTAAAGGGAAGAAAAAACATTACGTTGGACATGACGACTCCTCCAGAGCCCAGGATACCAG GTTTTCCCGATCGATGTGATGGCCTTGGATTTAATGCGATCACGTTGGACAATGATGGAGTTTCCTACTTCTTCAGGG GAAACGCCATCTTTGTTTTGGATCTGACCACCAACAAGATGAAAGAGAAGCTTTGGCCCAGAGTCCGCGGGTGCACGGCTCTAATGAAATGGATCGACAAGTACTACTGCTTCCGTGGAACCTACTTCCTCCGCTTTAACCCCATCACTGGGCACGTTGCTCCACAATACCCGAAGGACTCGAGGGATTACTTCATGCGTTGCAAGGGACGAG GACATTGGAGCAAGAACTCCACAGTGGACCGGAACATCTTCAACTCCTGCAGCAACCTGTCGTACGACGAGTTCACCCAGGACCAACTGGGAAGAATATACGCCTTCCGTG GCAACTGGTACTTCCGTCCAGACTTGAAGCGAGACGGCCGTCACCCCTGGTCCCTGAACAGCAGTTGGCCTTCACTTCACGGAAAAGTTGATGGCGTCTTCAACTGGGACCACAAGATGTACTTCATCAAA GGACCACAGCTGTTCATATACAAAGCCGAAGGGAGCTACTCTCTGATCGACGGGTATCCGAAGCCGGTGGAAGAGGAGCTGGGGATCACTGACAGCCACATTGATGCCACATTTGTCTGCCCACACACAtccctgctgtatgtcattcaGG GGAACCACATGCGGGTCATCAACCTGGAGCAGACCCCCAGGGTCCTCGGTAACGGGACACGTATCAGTCATTCCCAAGTGGACGGGGCGATGTGCAACAATCTAGGTGTTTACCTGTTCATAGGCACCCAGTACTACCTGTACGACTCACCTGCACACATTGCTTCATGGACAAAGCCCCCAAGCCCGAAGAGCATCAAAGAGGACTTTATGGCCTGTTCACACTGA